A single genomic interval of Patescibacteria group bacterium harbors:
- a CDS encoding type IV pilus twitching motility protein PilT has translation MNIKDLFQIAIDKKASDLHLNVGLLPVLRIDGNLVPLNKFSQLIKKEMQEMVFSLLTERQKQMFEENRDLDFSYAVNDTRFRVNIHFEKENVGLAARIINKESPTMESVGMPEIVREMVDKNRGLILVTGPTGCGKSTTLAAIISYINDNFSRKIITLEDPIEFLFKPNKSLIIQRQLGSDIPSFESGLKHALRQDPNVIMVGEMRDLETIAATITLAETGHLVLATLHTYNAAQSIDRIIDVFPPDQQGQVRTQLSMTLEMVISQRLLPRVGGGRIATREIMVRNAAVGNLIRENKIAQIQSVIESGQESGMISAERDLRNLMKAGLISEEIAHTQLKSLGAL, from the coding sequence ATGAACATAAAAGACCTTTTTCAAATCGCCATCGACAAAAAAGCTTCCGACTTGCATTTGAACGTCGGCTTGCTGCCGGTTTTAAGGATCGACGGCAATTTGGTGCCGCTTAATAAGTTTTCCCAGTTGATCAAGAAAGAAATGCAGGAAATGGTTTTTTCGCTTCTCACCGAAAGGCAAAAACAGATGTTTGAAGAGAACCGCGATTTGGATTTCAGTTATGCTGTTAATGACACTCGTTTTCGCGTCAACATTCATTTTGAAAAGGAAAATGTGGGTTTGGCGGCGAGAATCATCAATAAAGAATCGCCGACGATGGAAAGCGTGGGTATGCCGGAAATCGTCAGGGAGATGGTTGATAAGAATCGCGGGCTGATTTTAGTGACCGGTCCGACCGGTTGCGGCAAGTCCACGACGCTGGCGGCGATAATTTCTTACATTAACGATAACTTTAGCCGCAAAATAATCACGCTCGAGGATCCGATCGAATTTTTATTCAAGCCCAATAAAAGTTTGATCATCCAGCGCCAGTTAGGGAGCGATATCCCGTCTTTTGAATCCGGCCTGAAACACGCTTTGCGCCAGGATCCGAACGTGATCATGGTCGGCGAAATGCGCGATCTGGAAACTATCGCCGCGACTATCACCTTGGCGGAAACCGGCCATTTGGTTCTGGCCACTTTGCATACTTATAACGCCGCGCAATCGATCGATCGCATCATCGATGTTTTCCCTCCGGATCAGCAAGGGCAAGTCAGGACTCAGCTCTCCATGACTTTGGAAATGGTGATCTCCCAGCGCCTCTTGCCGCGAGTCGGCGGCGGACGAATCGCCACCCGGGAGATAATGGTGAGAAATGCCGCCGTGGGCAACTTGATCCGCGAAAATAAGATCGCCCAGATCCAGAGCGTGATCGAATCAGGGCAAGAGTCGGGAATGATTTCAGCCGAACGCGACCTGCGCAATCTTATGAAAGCTGGTCTGATCAGCGAGGAAATCGCCCACACGCAGCTGAAAAGTTTGGGCGCGCTGTAG
- the rnc gene encoding ribonuclease III — translation MSDLSLLEGRLGTDFKNKDLLQQALVHRSYLNEHSDFYLDHNERLEFLGDAVLELIVTEFLYLKYPKKQEGELTNWRASLVNAKMLATIAEELAIEDNLLLSRGEAKDANSKARQFILADAVEALIGAIYLDQGTEKAKEFITNKIVTKLDYILKNELYFDPKSKFQEISQEKFGITPHYRVLKEEGPDHAKIFDIGLYVSEELIATGHGSSKQEAEVEAAKAGLEVKGW, via the coding sequence ATGAGCGATCTCTCGTTACTGGAAGGACGGCTGGGAACCGACTTCAAGAACAAGGACCTTTTGCAGCAAGCGCTGGTCCATCGTTCCTATCTTAATGAACATTCGGATTTTTATCTCGACCACAACGAGCGTTTGGAATTTTTGGGCGACGCGGTCTTGGAATTGATCGTCACGGAATTCCTTTATCTTAAATATCCCAAGAAGCAGGAAGGGGAATTGACCAATTGGCGCGCCAGCTTAGTTAACGCCAAGATGCTCGCGACCATCGCCGAGGAACTGGCGATCGAAGACAACCTGCTTTTATCCCGCGGTGAAGCTAAAGATGCGAATTCCAAAGCGCGGCAATTCATTTTGGCTGACGCGGTCGAAGCTTTGATCGGCGCGATCTATCTGGATCAGGGGACAGAGAAGGCCAAAGAATTCATTACCAATAAGATCGTCACTAAGCTTGATTATATCTTGAAGAACGAATTGTATTTTGATCCTAAATCAAAGTTTCAGGAAATTTCCCAGGAAAAATTCGGCATCACTCCGCATTATCGCGTCTTAAAAGAGGAAGGCCCGGATCATGCCAAGATTTTCGATATTGGCTTATACGTTTCCGAAGAACTCATCGCTACCGGCCACGGTTCGTCCAAACAAGAAGCGGAGGTGGAAGCAGCGAAGGCCGGACTGGAGGTAAAAGGATGGTAA
- the nusB gene encoding transcription antitermination factor NusB, with product MSNRHLARTMAMQTLFTWDFNGRKKDVSFSDLIKNNFENFAPGFDDHGFVTETVKGVMDNIDKIDGLITKYATDWPLEQITIVDRNILRIGAYELLCREDIPPKVAINEAIEIAKAFGGESSGKFVNGVLGAMFKNELTEEQKIRGEKPAEKPTEETISAEEHPSK from the coding sequence ATGTCCAACCGCCACTTGGCTCGAACGATGGCCATGCAGACTCTGTTCACCTGGGATTTTAACGGCCGGAAAAAGGACGTGAGTTTTTCTGATTTGATCAAAAACAATTTTGAAAATTTCGCGCCAGGTTTTGACGACCACGGTTTTGTCACCGAAACCGTCAAAGGCGTGATGGATAATATTGATAAGATCGACGGACTGATAACTAAATACGCGACCGATTGGCCGCTCGAGCAGATCACGATCGTTGATCGGAATATTTTGCGCATCGGTGCTTATGAATTATTGTGCCGCGAAGACATACCTCCTAAAGTGGCAATTAACGAAGCGATCGAGATCGCCAAAGCTTTCGGCGGCGAATCCTCCGGCAAATTCGTCAACGGCGTCCTGGGCGCGATGTTCAAGAACGAATTGACCGAGGAACAAAAAATCCGCGGCGAAAAACCCGCCGAAAAACCGACAGAAGAAACTATTTCTGCCGAGGAACACCCTTCAAAATAA
- the rpmF gene encoding 50S ribosomal protein L32: MPVPPKRRPKSSVRARASHFALKKTKLNTCSKCGQAVEPHRACSVCGTYKGREAVKVKVKSKKTKGK; encoded by the coding sequence ATGCCAGTACCGCCAAAAAGAAGACCAAAAAGTTCGGTAAGAGCGAGAGCTTCTCACTTTGCTTTAAAAAAGACCAAGTTAAATACTTGCTCAAAATGCGGACAAGCAGTTGAACCGCATCGCGCCTGTTCAGTTTGCGGAACCTATAAGGGCCGCGAAGCCGTCAAAGTGAAAGTCAAATCCAAAAAGACTAAGGGAAAATAA
- a CDS encoding response regulator, whose amino-acid sequence MNEPRKKILIAEDDLMLLNIVTEKLVEEGFKVIQAKDGEEALHKALTQDPDLILLDVLMPKMDGVTMLKKLREEKKFVATPVILLTNVAYGPQIEEAIKHGVQDFMVKTNWKLDDVVAKIKQKLAINGFGPDDRLR is encoded by the coding sequence ATGAACGAACCGAGAAAAAAAATTTTAATCGCCGAAGACGACTTAATGCTCCTCAATATCGTGACGGAAAAATTAGTTGAAGAAGGTTTTAAGGTCATCCAAGCTAAGGACGGGGAAGAAGCTTTGCACAAAGCTTTAACGCAAGATCCCGACCTTATTTTATTGGATGTTTTGATGCCGAAAATGGACGGCGTAACCATGCTGAAAAAATTACGCGAGGAAAAAAAATTCGTCGCCACGCCGGTCATTCTTCTGACTAATGTCGCTTATGGTCCGCAAATCGAAGAGGCGATCAAGCATGGCGTCCAGGATTTTATGGTCAAAACTAATTGGAAGCTTGATGACGTGGTGGCCAAGATCAAACAAAAATTGGCCATAAACGGCTTTGGTCCGGACGATCGCTTACGTTAA
- a CDS encoding HAMP domain-containing sensor histidine kinase, producing VSRAVAPVILGGETIGAINVFRDITEEKALDQAKSDFLSLASHQLRTPLSASKWILETMSSQTQGLSDKQKRYLRDLAISNERLIGLVNGLLDVARIEAGRLSIYKKSVDILALLQDAIRSCRPSLEKKGQKINLIIPAKIKRLVIDPLLFSVALNNILNNACNFAPKNGKIDILIKASKGKYVISIRNYGPVIPKSEQPKVFSKFYRGRNSQVGSGLGLFITKAAVEANGGKIWFESAAGIGTTFYFTIPK from the coding sequence GGTCTCTCGGGCGGTAGCGCCGGTTATTTTAGGAGGGGAAACGATCGGGGCCATTAATGTTTTTCGGGACATCACCGAAGAAAAAGCGCTGGATCAGGCTAAAAGCGATTTTCTTTCTTTGGCATCGCACCAGCTGCGCACCCCGCTTTCGGCGTCAAAATGGATTTTGGAAACAATGTCGTCGCAAACCCAAGGCCTAAGCGATAAGCAAAAAAGGTATCTGCGCGATTTGGCTATTTCCAACGAACGATTGATCGGCTTGGTGAACGGCCTCCTGGACGTGGCGCGGATCGAGGCGGGCAGGCTGTCTATTTATAAAAAATCAGTTGACATTTTGGCGCTGTTGCAAGACGCCATCAGATCATGCCGGCCCAGCTTGGAAAAGAAAGGCCAAAAAATCAATTTAATCATACCGGCCAAAATCAAGCGGCTGGTTATTGATCCGCTGCTTTTTTCCGTGGCGCTTAACAATATTTTAAATAACGCCTGCAATTTTGCGCCGAAAAACGGCAAGATCGATATTCTGATCAAAGCGAGCAAGGGAAAATATGTTATTAGCATCCGCAATTACGGACCGGTGATCCCGAAATCCGAACAGCCCAAAGTCTTTTCCAAATTTTATCGGGGCCGAAACTCGCAAGTCGGCAGCGGCTTGGGATTGTTCATCACTAAAGCGGCGGTTGAGGCCAATGGCGGAAAAATTTGGTTTGAATCGGCCGCCGGAATAGGAACAACTTTTTATTTTACCATCCCCAAATAA